The DNA segment GTACTATCTGTCAGTTCTGTGGTTATGGCTAGGTTCAGACATTCATAAGCTTGAAATAAAAGTGTTTGCAGTTCAGCATCAATTACCACATTTGGGTTATAAAGGGCTTTAAATACATCTTCTAAAGAATGGGAAATCATCTTAATGATCTCTAGCCCAACATTAGCAGATCCACCTTTAAGGGTATGAGTTGCCCGCATTAAGTTATGAACTTTAGCAATACTAAATTCTTCTAATAAACTAAACAGTTCTTGCTCAATGATTTGCAATAAATCTGGTGCTTCTGCTAGAAAATATACATAGCCTTGTTCACGAATTTCTGCATCTGTAATCATAAGAAGGGAGTGGGGAGTGGGGAGTGGAGAGTAGGGAGTGGGGAGTGGGGAGTGGGGAATGGGGAGTGGGGAATGGAAAATGTAAAAACAGCCTATTCCCTATTCTCCTTTTTCTGTAAAGAACGAATGAGCGCCCGGAGTAGTCTTCCTACAGATTCACATTGTTTCAAAATTGGACTGGCTGATTGAGGATCTGTAAGTCGAATTTTGGCTCTACACGATAGTAACAAATGAGTTTCTAGTTCTTTGAGAGAGCCTTGTGCTATTCGTAAAAATTTTATGTATTCCATGCGATATTCCCTTCCATAACCCTCAGCAATATTTGCTGGAATTGATGTAGATGCCCTACGAATTTGTGAAGTCATTCCGTAGAGTTCCTCTTTTGGAAACGTCATTGTTAGCTCATAGCAAGCTTCAGCTAAATTCATGCCTTCTTGCCAAACTGTTAAATCTTGATAAGAGCGAATTTGATAACTTGTCATTGCCTACTCCCTACTCCCTACTCCCTACTCCCTACTCCCTACTCCCTACTCCCCGATTAATTAATTGACTTTAAACTTACTAGCAGTTGCTAATAACCCTTGTGCCATTCCTGATAAGTCTTGTAAGACCAGGGAAATTTCTTGAGATTCGGTAAAGGTCTTGTTAGCGATTTCTGCTACATCTTGCATTGATGCTGTTACCGTTACAGATTGTCCCATCTGTTTTTGGGTGGCTGCGGTAATTCTCTGGATTAGCTGACTGATTTCGGCAGTTGCAGAAACAATTGCATTCAAGTTTTGCCGGGTTTCACTCACAAAGTTTGTTCCTTCAACTACCTGCTGAATCCCTGTTTCCATGGCCACTGCTACTTCTCCAGTTTCAGTTTGAATTTCTTGGACTAATTTTTCAATTTCAATTGTGGCTGCGGCTGATTGGCGAGATAAAGAACGAACTTCATCGGCTACCACTGCAAAGCCTTTACCATATTCACCGGCGCGAGTGGCTTCAATAGCTGCATTTAACGCCAGTACGTTGGTCTGTGTGGCGAAATTGCTGATTAAATTCACTACCTTGGAGATTTTTTGCGAAGATTC comes from the Nodularia sp. NIES-3585 genome and includes:
- a CDS encoding four helix bundle protein; this translates as MTSYQIRSYQDLTVWQEGMNLAEACYELTMTFPKEELYGMTSQIRRASTSIPANIAEGYGREYRMEYIKFLRIAQGSLKELETHLLLSCRAKIRLTDPQSASPILKQCESVGRLLRALIRSLQKKENRE